In the genome of Treponema pedis, one region contains:
- a CDS encoding LPS-assembly protein LptD, translating to MLFHPVFGYKNRQGAFIQTTTYLLGRKPLPKAEDGSSFSNFMQSDSLKKQKLEGLFFKNLDEPADEEGGSHLKILADKYSNLGFMLGLDGKFMPKKGYVKEINFHYLFGFSNTIYPAEFSGLSTLVTGPNTDTVKFSRFDSNGKINKNKAKLFGLTVPFRYDFEFGMSMTKEPFNLSLSMPLLSDPYFRSDFMNRSEDMNWFKYLLDKDKLAEAKDADTVHGFSWKLDSSLRPSFAILQPFINSIAIDAASGRFNFESKTDSTLIGKEKSYSPERTFFYPKNFVPELRMGMSGSIFSTSMLKNRIRRSKETDLTGIKNPFDDNFGNTLKSEIENGGGSGGVENKGETENTVNKSEESAESGKEIEEPPLFVETVFPPFHLEPVKTYNELDFISYDLNYKLSGLFQKDITFDHKSWNKLFDINWKEFYSKYYKLNGTASVESKFSYNMGLLDISNSFELQGNYQKHFWVKDKGLLKDLELNNYKLNVYSLKNSNSFKVRPFVFNSVFKPVYFEWAITEILIQNKFTGTYDKPAWKEEKAKWEKEYITKHAATIGTGFTLNEYTQLVTSSIDLPPLLRAYSFAGNFNFPYTALNVSSKLFEKDIEKEKKGKSPKEIAKLKKWNWEPFKVELKFSFPYDIFVSQSYVYNIEDKKHDVYAVSLGWKYISASYNMRREIPYKLDTLNGWIEKSKEKEFIPYSLNFNFSNSSSPLEFYSWKNRIRLQLSASSSLSFNLIRITDSYFTFSPKITFKIHEFLDFSFSSTSRNEAIAKYFQDAMNLPIVIPGEKNVIKDLAESFYFWDEKARRRSAFKLKSLDFELTHYLKDWIMKFSYSVKPVKKPEDKNYKMIPTVSFVVQWKPIGDIKVQAKKENNKFTVDRGEIK from the coding sequence ATGTTGTTTCACCCCGTGTTCGGTTATAAAAACAGGCAGGGAGCTTTTATTCAGACAACTACCTATTTACTGGGAAGAAAACCCTTGCCGAAAGCCGAAGACGGTTCTTCATTTTCCAATTTTATGCAAAGCGACAGTTTAAAAAAACAAAAACTTGAAGGCTTATTTTTTAAAAATCTTGATGAACCTGCCGATGAGGAAGGCGGCTCTCATCTTAAAATTCTTGCGGATAAATATTCAAATTTGGGTTTTATGCTGGGGCTTGACGGAAAATTTATGCCTAAAAAAGGATACGTAAAAGAAATAAATTTTCACTATCTTTTCGGATTTTCAAATACGATTTATCCTGCGGAATTTAGCGGCTTAAGCACATTGGTAACGGGGCCTAATACCGATACGGTTAAATTTTCAAGATTCGACTCGAACGGGAAAATAAATAAAAATAAAGCTAAATTATTCGGTCTTACCGTTCCTTTCAGATATGATTTTGAATTCGGAATGAGTATGACAAAAGAGCCTTTTAATTTATCGCTAAGTATGCCTCTATTATCGGACCCGTATTTCAGGTCGGATTTTATGAACAGAAGCGAAGATATGAATTGGTTTAAGTATCTTTTGGATAAGGATAAATTGGCCGAGGCTAAAGATGCGGATACGGTACACGGATTTTCTTGGAAATTGGACAGCTCCTTAAGGCCGTCGTTTGCAATTTTACAGCCGTTTATAAATTCCATTGCCATTGATGCGGCATCGGGAAGATTTAATTTTGAAAGTAAAACCGACAGCACTCTTATCGGGAAAGAAAAATCATATTCTCCAGAAAGAACTTTTTTTTACCCTAAAAATTTTGTTCCCGAATTGCGAATGGGCATGAGCGGTTCTATTTTTTCGACCTCAATGCTTAAAAACCGAATACGCCGAAGCAAAGAAACGGATTTGACGGGCATAAAAAATCCCTTTGACGATAATTTCGGAAACACTTTAAAATCGGAAATTGAAAACGGCGGCGGTTCGGGCGGGGTCGAAAATAAAGGTGAAACTGAAAATACTGTAAATAAGAGCGAAGAAAGTGCCGAAAGCGGAAAGGAAATTGAAGAGCCTCCTCTTTTCGTAGAGACGGTTTTTCCGCCTTTTCATCTTGAACCCGTTAAAACATATAACGAATTGGATTTTATCAGCTACGATTTAAATTATAAATTGAGCGGCCTTTTTCAAAAAGATATAACCTTCGACCATAAAAGTTGGAACAAACTTTTTGATATTAACTGGAAAGAATTTTATTCAAAGTATTATAAATTGAACGGAACCGCTTCGGTTGAAAGTAAATTTTCTTATAACATGGGCCTTTTGGATATATCCAACTCATTTGAGTTACAGGGGAATTATCAAAAACATTTTTGGGTTAAGGATAAGGGACTCCTTAAAGATTTGGAATTAAATAATTATAAGTTAAATGTTTATTCATTAAAAAATTCCAACTCTTTTAAGGTTCGTCCCTTTGTTTTTAATTCTGTTTTTAAACCCGTTTACTTTGAATGGGCTATTACCGAAATATTGATTCAAAATAAATTTACGGGCACTTATGATAAACCTGCATGGAAAGAAGAAAAAGCAAAGTGGGAAAAAGAATATATTACTAAGCATGCTGCTACAATAGGTACGGGTTTTACATTAAACGAATATACTCAGTTAGTAACTTCAAGTATAGATTTACCTCCTCTTTTAAGAGCCTATTCTTTTGCAGGAAATTTTAATTTTCCTTACACGGCACTGAACGTTTCAAGTAAACTTTTTGAAAAAGATATCGAAAAAGAAAAAAAAGGAAAATCTCCTAAAGAAATCGCTAAACTAAAAAAATGGAATTGGGAACCTTTTAAGGTGGAATTAAAATTTTCTTTTCCTTATGATATTTTTGTAAGTCAATCTTATGTTTATAATATTGAAGATAAAAAACATGATGTATATGCCGTTTCATTGGGTTGGAAGTATATATCGGCATCTTATAATATGAGAAGAGAAATCCCTTATAAACTGGATACTTTAAACGGCTGGATTGAAAAATCCAAAGAAAAGGAATTTATACCGTATTCGTTAAATTTTAACTTTTCCAATTCTTCATCGCCTTTGGAATTTTATTCTTGGAAAAACAGAATAAGGCTGCAATTGTCCGCTTCTTCTTCTCTCAGTTTTAATTTAATCAGAATTACCGACAGTTATTTTACGTTTTCTCCCAAGATAACTTTTAAAATACACGAATTTTTGGATTTCAGTTTCAGTTCTACAAGCCGTAACGAAGCAATTGCAAAATATTTTCAAGATGCAATGAATTTACCGATTGTAATTCCGGGTGAAAAAAATGTCATAAAGGATTTGGCTGAATCTTTTTATTTTTGGGATGAAAAGGCGAGACGGCGTTCCGCCTTTAAGTTAAAATCGCTTGATTTTGAATTAACGCATTATTTAAAAGATTGGATTATGAAATTTTCTTACTCGGTAAAACCCGTTAAAAAACCTGAAGATAAAAATTATAAAATGATACCTACCGTTTCGTTTGTAGTACAATGGAAACCGATAGGAGATATAAAAGTTCAGGCTAAAAAAGAGAATAACAAGTTTACCGTAGACAGGGGCGAAATTAAATAA
- a CDS encoding LPS-assembly protein LptD, with protein MKKRIYIFASLIILFSSSVYSEGQKIIINSAQYTEYKKVLSSPLTEEPEKKNKPEKKEREEADSDNNKKDEDKKNSEPLKDELVIFTGSVSISVSDGSSTSTINADKIIHNKTRETLTAFGNVFYERKIGSSSGESFKGEYLLFNIKKLEGVFLDGILEQAETKKGKDPFRIHTEVAGKNESGAIAFKDALLTTSKDDEPLWSIRASRIWLLPGNEMAFANGFLSVGIVPVLYLPFFLLSGR; from the coding sequence ATGAAAAAACGGATTTATATTTTTGCAAGTTTAATCATTCTCTTTTCCTCTTCCGTATATTCCGAAGGGCAAAAAATAATTATAAATTCCGCACAGTATACCGAATATAAAAAAGTTTTGAGTTCTCCTCTTACCGAAGAACCCGAGAAAAAAAATAAACCTGAAAAAAAAGAGCGGGAGGAAGCGGATTCCGATAATAATAAAAAAGATGAAGATAAAAAAAACTCCGAGCCCTTAAAAGACGAACTGGTTATTTTTACCGGTTCGGTGTCTATTTCCGTATCTGACGGAAGCTCCACTTCTACAATTAATGCCGATAAAATAATTCACAATAAAACCCGCGAAACTCTTACCGCTTTCGGTAACGTTTTTTATGAAAGAAAAATAGGCTCTTCGTCGGGCGAATCTTTTAAAGGCGAATATTTACTTTTTAACATTAAAAAATTGGAAGGTGTTTTTTTAGACGGAATACTGGAGCAGGCTGAAACGAAAAAAGGAAAAGACCCTTTTAGAATTCATACGGAAGTTGCAGGTAAAAACGAAAGCGGAGCCATAGCTTTTAAAGATGCTCTTTTGACGACAAGTAAAGATGACGAGCCTCTTTGGTCAATCCGTGCAAGCCGTATTTGGCTTTTGCCCGGGAACGAAATGGCTTTTGCAAACGGTTTTTTATCGGTAGGTATTGTACCCGTATTATATCTTCCGTTTTTTTTATTATCCGGCAGATGA